Proteins found in one Brachypodium distachyon strain Bd21 chromosome 5, Brachypodium_distachyon_v3.0, whole genome shotgun sequence genomic segment:
- the LOC100825384 gene encoding serine, glycine and glutamine-rich protein, producing the protein MDSSAHGSGVSLRGASGGLGWGGSGGKGGSGSGSGIGGELTSAIGGGGASADAWTRLVSSGVEDDFVCTAGARGAAGAGGLPYGHFLDACFLCRKPIASNRDIYMYRGDIPFCSEDCRREQMEMDEEMERKEKNTSKKISPRPPSAWDVESPPRPPKTRAGSILAG; encoded by the exons ATGGACTCCTCCGCCCACGGCAGCGGCGTCAGCCTCCGCGGTGCGAGCGGAGGCCTGGGCTGGGGCGGGAGCGGAGGgaagggcggcagcggcagcgggagCGGGATCGGCGGGGAGCTCACGTCGGCCatcggcgggggcggcgcgtcGGCGGATGCGTGGACCCGGCTTGTCAGCTCCGGCGTGGAGGACGACTTCGTGTGCACGGCGGGAGCCaggggggcggcgggggccggAGGGCTGCCGTACGGGCACTTCCTCGATGCGTGCTTCCTCTGCCGGAAGCCGATCGCCAGCAACCGCGACATCTACATGTACAG AGGGGACATCCCGTTCTGCAGCGAGGACTGCAGGAGGGAGCAGATGGAAAtggacgaggagatggagaggaaggagaagaacacCTCCAAGAAGATCTCACCGAGGCCCCCATCCGCCTGGGACGTGGAGTCCCCACCGAGGCCTCCCAAGACCCGTGCCGGGTCAATCCTCGCCGGCTGA
- the LOC100821069 gene encoding angiomotin, with the protein MAMAMTMKPSSMFYVHEADVAHIHHFLEDCSLCGKSLSGDIFMYRGDTPFCSEECRQQQIEVDRAKHRRKKHAAAHAVSARKEQQQQHRHHHHHHQHQHRQHQQPRRPAAIGGASPWTDAGFASRGPALRV; encoded by the exons atggccatggccatgacCATGAAGCCGTCGTCCATGTTCTACGTCCACGAGGCGGACGTCGCCCACATCCACCACTTCCTCGAGGACTGCTCCCTCTGCGGCAAGTCCCTCTCCGGCGACATCTTCATGTACAG AGGTGACACGCCGTTCTGCAGCGAGGAgtgcaggcagcagcagatcGAGGTGGACAGGGCGAAGCACCGGCGGAAGAAgcacgcggcggcgcacgCGGTGTCGGCGCGgaaagagcagcagcagcagcaccggcaccaccatcaccaccaccaacacCAACACCGTCAGCACCAGCAGCCACGGAGGCCCGCGGCCATTGGCGGCGCAAGCCCGTGGACCGACGCCGGGTTCGCCTCCAGGGGCCCTGCATTGCGCGTGtga
- the LOC100821368 gene encoding uncharacterized protein LOC100821368, which yields MEVYGDLEAGCLSHSASPLKPASSSRKPVRLFCDPCDDTDDLLGHRHYLDICCSCRKLIAGNRDIFMYRGDMPFCSEECRQEQIEIDEAREKRSKQTGRAEEQRQRQQKQSPQRIPVWAW from the exons ATGGAAGTCTACGGTGACCTCGAGGCCGGCTGCCTCAGCCACTCCGCCTCGCCCCTGAAGCCGGCATCCTCGTCGAGGAAGCCCGTCCGCTTGTTCTGCGacccgtgcgacgacaccgACGATCTCCTCGGCCACCGCCACTACCTTGACATCTGCTGCAGCTGCCGGAAGCTCATCGCCGGAAACAGAGACATCTTCATGTACAG AGGTGACATGCCCTTCTGTAGCGAGGAGTGCAGGCAGGAGCAGATCGAGATCGACGAGGCGAGGGAGAAGAGGTCGAAGCAGACGGGgagggcggaggagcagcggcagaGACAGCAGAAGCAGAGCCCCCAGAGGATCCCGGTCTGGGCGTGGTAG